The genomic interval GATTTTGACCGCCTCCCGGGCATTGGCAGCGATGCCGGTCCAGTCTTTTTTATCTATCATTCCAGGAGGAGCAATCCAGGAACCACCGATTGCCAGGATCTCCGGGCGTTCAAGCCAGGAAGCCATATTCCCCGCATTCACTCCTCCCAGGGGAATATATTGCAAATCAAGAAATCCATAGGGTCCATTGAGGGCTTTCAGATAATTAATGCCGCCCAGCTGCTCCGCCGGGAATATTTTTAAGACCTGACATCCCTTTGATACAGCCGTCTCAACATCTGATGCGGTACTGATTCCGGGGCCGAAAGGAAACTGTCTCTCCAGGGCTCCGTCGATCACATCGGGATTACACCCGGGGGCCACTGCAAAAAGAGCCCTTCTTTTAATAATCTCATCAAGCTGAGACGCCTGAAGGACCGTTCCTACCCCGGCATTCATTTCCGGTACTTCC from Oceanispirochaeta sp. carries:
- a CDS encoding bifunctional 4-hydroxy-2-oxoglutarate aldolase/2-dehydro-3-deoxy-phosphogluconate aldolase, with the translated sequence MKTIFTSELKGKLFASGVIAVITINDADQAVPLARLLVDEGIRAMELTLRTECALNALERITKEVPEMNAGVGTVLQASQLDEIIKRRALFAVAPGCNPDVIDGALERQFPFGPGISTASDVETAVSKGCQVLKIFPAEQLGGINYLKALNGPYGFLDLQYIPLGGVNAGNMASWLERPEILAIGGSWIAPPGMIDKKDWTGIAANAREAVKITREVRG